The following are encoded in a window of Blattabacterium cuenoti genomic DNA:
- the leuC gene encoding 3-isopropylmalate dehydratase large subunit, which translates to MSKSLFDKIWETHIVKKFENGVNVLYIDRHYIHEVTSPQAFSEIEKREIPVFRPEKIIATADHNVPTINQHLPISDPLSKKQIDLLIKNCKKFGITLYGLGHKNHGIVHVLGPELGLTLPGMTIVCGDSHTSTHGAFGSIAFGIGTSQVAMVMASQCLLVSKPKQMRIQLKGKSLKKGVTPKDVILYMISKLGVDIGTGYFIEYTGPIIKNMSMEGRMTICNMSIEMGAKGGLIAPDKITFDYLKNHTFLKRKYHKRHLEYWKTLKTDDYAIFDKEYVLDAEEVEPMITFGTNPGMGMKIYDRIPKLTEFQQKKSLSYMGFKSGESLIGKPINYIFIGSCTNSRIEDLRLVASVVKGKKKASHVTVMVVPGSQRVIQQAKKEGLDQIFKNAGFEFRQPGCSACLGMNEDKIPFGEYCVSTSNRNFEGRQGPGVRTLLVSPLTASIIAIEGKIVDIKKYV; encoded by the coding sequence ATGTCAAAATCATTGTTTGATAAAATTTGGGAAACACATATAGTAAAAAAATTTGAAAATGGAGTAAATGTTCTGTATATCGATAGGCATTATATACATGAAGTCACTAGTCCTCAGGCGTTTTCAGAAATAGAAAAAAGAGAAATTCCAGTTTTTAGACCAGAAAAAATTATAGCCACGGCGGATCATAATGTTCCTACTATTAATCAACATTTACCTATTTCAGATCCTCTTTCTAAAAAACAAATAGATTTATTAATTAAAAATTGTAAAAAATTTGGAATCACGTTGTATGGATTAGGGCATAAAAATCATGGAATTGTTCATGTTCTGGGTCCAGAATTAGGTTTAACATTACCTGGAATGACTATAGTTTGTGGCGATAGTCATACTTCTACTCATGGAGCTTTTGGAAGTATAGCTTTTGGAATTGGAACTAGTCAAGTAGCCATGGTTATGGCTAGTCAATGTCTATTAGTATCTAAACCGAAACAGATGAGAATTCAATTAAAAGGGAAATCTTTGAAAAAAGGGGTGACTCCAAAAGATGTTATTTTATACATGATATCCAAGCTTGGTGTAGATATAGGAACTGGGTATTTTATAGAATATACGGGACCTATCATTAAAAATATGAGTATGGAAGGGAGAATGACTATTTGTAATATGAGTATTGAAATGGGAGCAAAAGGTGGATTAATTGCTCCAGATAAAATAACTTTTGATTATCTGAAAAATCATACTTTTTTAAAAAGAAAATATCATAAAAGACATTTGGAGTATTGGAAAACTTTAAAAACAGATGATTACGCAATTTTTGATAAAGAATATGTCCTAGATGCTGAAGAGGTTGAACCGATGATTACATTTGGAACAAACCCTGGAATGGGAATGAAAATTTATGACCGTATCCCTAAATTAACTGAATTTCAACAAAAAAAATCTTTGTCTTATATGGGATTTAAATCCGGAGAATCTCTAATTGGGAAACCCATTAATTATATTTTTATAGGAAGTTGTACAAATTCTAGGATAGAAGATCTACGATTAGTAGCTTCTGTAGTAAAAGGAAAGAAAAAAGCTAGTCATGTAACCGTTATGGTGGTTCCTGGATCGCAAAGAGTTATTCAACAGGCAAAAAAGGAAGGATTAGATCAAATTTTTAAAAATGCTGGATTTGAATTTCGTCAACCAGGATGTTCGGCTTGTTTAGGAATGAATGAGGATAAAATTCCTTTTGGAGAGTATTGTGTTTCTACGTCTAATAGAAATTTTGAAGGAAGACAAGGACCAGGTGTTCGGACCCTATTAGTAAGTCCTTTAACCGCTTCTATCATAGCGATTGAAGGAAAAATTGTAGATATTAAAAAATATGTATGA
- the leuD gene encoding 3-isopropylmalate dehydratase small subunit: protein MKKFTVITSKAIPLPVEDIDTDQIIPARFLKETKREECGKNLFRDWRYSNDGSLKKDFILNNPLFSGKILLSGRNFGCGSSREHAAWALFDYGFQVVISSFFADIFKENALNNGLLTVEISEKFLQNLFNLVNKKPETNIKVDLIEQLITIMEVGISEKFYIHPYKKNCFINGYDDIDFLVSIKNDIENFEKKTNFFKI from the coding sequence ATGAAAAAATTTACTGTCATAACAAGCAAAGCGATTCCCTTGCCTGTGGAGGATATAGATACAGATCAAATTATCCCCGCTCGTTTTTTAAAAGAAACTAAACGTGAAGAATGTGGAAAGAATCTTTTTAGAGACTGGCGGTATTCTAACGATGGATCTTTGAAAAAAGATTTTATTTTAAATAATCCACTTTTTTCTGGAAAAATTCTTTTATCAGGAAGAAATTTTGGTTGTGGTTCTAGTCGTGAACATGCGGCTTGGGCTCTTTTTGATTATGGGTTTCAAGTAGTGATATCTAGTTTTTTTGCTGATATTTTTAAGGAAAATGCATTAAATAATGGATTACTTACTGTAGAAATATCCGAAAAATTTTTACAAAATTTATTTAATCTAGTTAATAAAAAACCGGAGACTAATATTAAAGTCGATTTAATCGAACAACTTATTACAATAATGGAAGTAGGAATTTCTGAAAAATTTTATATCCATCCATATAAAAAAAATTGTTTTATCAATGGTTATGACGATATAGATTTTTTAGTTTCTATTAAAAATGACATAGAGAATTTTGAAAAAAAAACAAATTTCTTTAAAATATGA
- the leuB gene encoding 3-isopropylmalate dehydrogenase, producing the protein MKKNIVIIEGDGIGPEVIKQAIKALNSIGDKFHHEFSYQKVLAGAKAIETVGNPMPKETIDSCLKSDAVLFGSIGDPKYDSYPRGMRPEDGLLKLRKKMDLYCNIRPIVTYPRVNKSPIKEKKLEGVNFVIYRELTGGIYFGKKGRSKNGEEAYDYCVYSKKEIERIGEMSFKAARSRNRKMTLVDKANVLETSRLWREVIQKMALDYSDVDLEFLYIDNAAIQILINPRKFDVILTDNMFGDILSDEASILTSSLGLLPSASIGNKKSLFEPIHGSYPQAKGKNIANPLGCILSVSMMLEYFEMPQEKNLLEEAVKSSIQEKISTQDIILDEKNSFSTEEVGDYIENYIKNH; encoded by the coding sequence ATGAAAAAGAATATTGTTATAATCGAAGGAGATGGGATAGGACCAGAAGTTATCAAACAAGCTATAAAAGCTTTGAATTCAATTGGGGATAAATTTCATCATGAGTTTTCTTATCAAAAAGTCTTAGCAGGTGCTAAAGCCATAGAAACGGTTGGGAATCCAATGCCAAAAGAAACTATAGATAGTTGTTTAAAATCAGATGCTGTTTTATTCGGATCTATAGGAGATCCAAAATACGATTCTTATCCAAGAGGAATGAGACCAGAAGACGGATTATTAAAACTTAGAAAAAAAATGGACTTATATTGTAACATTCGTCCTATAGTTACTTATCCAAGAGTTAATAAATCCCCTATAAAAGAAAAAAAATTAGAAGGAGTTAATTTTGTTATATATCGAGAATTAACAGGAGGAATTTACTTTGGAAAAAAAGGTCGTTCCAAAAATGGAGAAGAAGCATATGATTATTGTGTGTATTCAAAAAAAGAAATTGAACGTATTGGCGAAATGTCTTTTAAAGCAGCACGTTCTCGTAATAGAAAAATGACTTTGGTTGATAAAGCTAATGTCCTAGAGACATCTAGGTTATGGCGGGAGGTAATTCAAAAAATGGCTTTAGATTATTCTGATGTAGATTTAGAATTCTTATATATAGATAATGCAGCTATACAAATTCTTATTAATCCTAGAAAATTTGATGTAATTTTAACGGATAATATGTTTGGAGATATTTTATCAGATGAAGCCAGTATATTAACTAGTTCTTTAGGACTCCTTCCATCTGCTTCTATTGGGAATAAAAAATCATTGTTTGAACCGATACATGGATCTTATCCTCAAGCAAAAGGAAAAAATATCGCCAATCCATTAGGTTGTATACTTTCCGTATCTATGATGCTAGAATATTTTGAAATGCCTCAAGAAAAAAATCTTTTAGAAGAAGCTGTAAAAAGCTCTATCCAAGAAAAAATAAGCACTCAAGATATTATTCTAGATGAAAAAAATTCTTTTTCTACTGAAGAAGTGGGAGATTATATAGAAAATTATATTAAAAATCATTAA
- the era gene encoding GTPase Era, producing the protein MCKEKLIHKSGFVNIIGFPNVGKSTLMNSLVGENLSIITHKPQTTRHRIVGIVDKYNAQIIFSDTPGLMIKTPFFMQRIMMKYIEESFISSDIVLFTTEIGKFFISDKYFSILNSLKNIKKNKPFLILINKIDKIGVECDEKILYKTINYWHRIFPHSEILPISALKDINQDLLMDKILDLLSEHPPYYPKGVLTDRSKRFFVNEIIREKIFLLYKKEIPYSVEVFTEKFKENEMFLHIFSSIYVERNSQKGILIGKKGNYINKLGALSIKGIEKFFRKKVWLKLNVKICKNLRSDYKILKRFGY; encoded by the coding sequence ATGTGCAAAGAAAAATTAATACATAAATCTGGTTTTGTAAACATTATAGGATTTCCTAATGTAGGAAAATCTACATTAATGAATTCTCTTGTAGGAGAAAATCTTTCTATCATTACACATAAACCACAAACAACTCGTCATAGAATAGTAGGAATAGTGGATAAATATAATGCGCAAATTATTTTTTCTGATACTCCTGGGTTGATGATAAAAACCCCATTCTTTATGCAAAGAATCATGATGAAATATATAGAAGAATCATTCATATCCTCTGATATTGTTTTGTTTACAACAGAAATAGGAAAATTTTTTATTTCCGATAAATATTTTTCTATTTTGAATTCTCTGAAAAATATAAAAAAAAATAAACCTTTTCTTATCTTAATCAATAAAATAGATAAAATTGGAGTAGAATGTGATGAAAAAATATTATATAAGACAATCAATTATTGGCATAGAATTTTTCCTCATTCAGAAATATTACCAATATCTGCATTGAAAGATATCAATCAAGATTTATTAATGGATAAGATTTTAGATTTATTATCGGAACATCCTCCTTATTATCCTAAGGGGGTCTTGACTGATAGATCAAAACGGTTTTTTGTGAATGAAATAATTAGAGAAAAAATATTTCTTCTTTATAAAAAAGAAATTCCTTATTCTGTAGAAGTTTTCACAGAAAAATTTAAGGAAAATGAAATGTTTCTACATATATTTTCTTCTATCTATGTAGAAAGGAATTCTCAAAAAGGTATTCTAATTGGAAAAAAAGGGAATTATATAAATAAATTAGGAGCTTTATCTATAAAAGGAATAGAAAAATTTTTTAGGAAAAAGGTTTGGCTAAAATTAAATGTAAAAATATGCAAAAATTTGCGTTCTGATTACAAAATATTAAAAAGATTTGGATATTAA
- the tyrS gene encoding tyrosine--tRNA ligase, translated as MKNIIDELSWRGLIKNKVPGVEKQLKKRTTMYVGFDPTSDSLHLGSLLPIIILIHFQKLGHKSIVLIGGATGLIGDPSEKKNQRVFFSLEDLQKNTESIKKQLSKLLNLEKTELLNNFSWIKKISLLDFLRNVGKHFPINYMMSKDSVKKRIYNNKKNGMSFTEFSYSLIQGYDFLYLNQEKDCLLQIGGSDQWGNITTGIELIKKKTGKKAYGITFPLVTKSDGIKFGKSEKGENIWLDRKRTTPYKFYQFWMNVSDKEIEKFIKIYTFFSREKIESLILKHRENPEKRFLQKRVAEEITQWVHGKKAYEEVVKISHVLFCKKYIKDLLLTLDEKILFSIYENIPHMKLSYQEFEEGVSLLDVLKKSSLFSSKSEANRALNLNSISINKKLVKKNILLQKENLIGKKYILFQFGKKNFFIIKVE; from the coding sequence ATGAAAAACATTATTGATGAACTCTCCTGGAGAGGATTAATAAAAAATAAAGTTCCTGGCGTAGAAAAACAATTAAAAAAACGTACTACTATGTATGTAGGTTTTGATCCTACATCAGATTCTTTACACTTAGGTAGCTTACTTCCTATTATTATATTGATACATTTTCAAAAACTTGGACATAAATCGATAGTGTTAATTGGAGGAGCTACAGGTCTTATAGGAGATCCGTCAGAAAAAAAAAATCAAAGAGTTTTTTTTAGTCTAGAAGATTTACAAAAAAATACAGAATCTATAAAAAAACAACTATCTAAATTGCTAAATTTAGAAAAGACAGAATTATTAAATAATTTTAGTTGGATAAAAAAAATATCCCTTTTAGATTTTTTACGAAATGTAGGAAAACACTTTCCTATAAATTACATGATGTCTAAAGATTCTGTAAAAAAAAGAATTTATAACAATAAAAAAAACGGAATGTCTTTTACGGAATTTTCTTATTCTCTTATACAAGGATATGATTTTCTTTATTTAAATCAAGAAAAAGACTGTCTACTTCAAATAGGTGGATCCGATCAATGGGGGAATATTACTACTGGAATAGAGTTGATTAAAAAAAAAACAGGAAAAAAAGCATATGGAATAACATTTCCTTTAGTGACAAAATCTGATGGCATCAAGTTTGGAAAAAGTGAAAAAGGAGAAAATATCTGGTTAGATAGAAAACGTACTACTCCATACAAATTTTATCAATTTTGGATGAATGTTTCAGATAAAGAAATTGAAAAATTTATTAAGATTTATACTTTTTTTTCAAGAGAAAAAATAGAATCTTTGATTTTAAAACATAGAGAAAATCCTGAAAAAAGATTTTTACAAAAAAGAGTAGCGGAAGAAATCACTCAATGGGTTCATGGAAAGAAAGCTTATGAAGAAGTAGTTAAAATATCGCATGTTTTATTTTGTAAAAAGTATATCAAGGACCTCTTACTTACTTTAGATGAAAAAATATTGTTCTCTATATATGAGAATATTCCACATATGAAACTTTCTTATCAAGAATTTGAAGAAGGAGTTTCTTTATTAGACGTTTTGAAAAAAAGCAGTCTTTTTTCTTCAAAAAGTGAAGCAAATCGTGCTTTGAATTTAAATTCCATTTCTATCAACAAAAAACTCGTCAAAAAAAATATTCTTCTTCAAAAAGAAAACTTAATAGGAAAAAAATATATTTTATTTCAATTTGGAAAAAAAAACTTTTTTATTATCAAAGTTGAATAA
- a CDS encoding 2-isopropylmalate synthase produces MEKKRIQIFDTTLRDGEQVPGCKLNTKEKVRLAKQLETLGVDVIEAGFPTSSPGDYQSVKEICKSISEPIICALSRAVEKDIEVAGHALKDAKRARIHTGIGTSDCHIRYKFNSTPEKIVEKAKFSVQYAKKFVEDVEFYAEDAGRTNNEFLAKICETVIKYGATVINIPDTTGYCLPEEYGKKIRFLKENVKGIHKIILSTHCHNDLGLATANSLSGIMNGAQQVECTINGIGERAGNTSLEEIVMIIRQNSHLNLFTNIKTKLISETSYLVSKCTGMKVQPNKAIVGVNAFSHSSGIHQDGVIKKRETYEIINPEDVGIDQSSIILTARSGRAALAYRYKKLGYVLSKNSLDLVYSIFLSYADRKKEIEDKELKIILEKANIKKKRILHNNGNNGRRRINVV; encoded by the coding sequence ATGGAAAAGAAAAGAATACAAATTTTTGATACAACACTGCGTGATGGAGAACAAGTTCCAGGATGTAAATTAAATACTAAAGAAAAAGTAAGGTTAGCTAAACAATTAGAAACTTTGGGTGTTGATGTGATTGAAGCTGGATTTCCAACTTCTAGTCCAGGAGATTATCAATCTGTAAAAGAGATTTGTAAATCTATTTCAGAACCCATTATTTGTGCATTATCTAGAGCCGTAGAAAAAGATATAGAAGTAGCTGGACACGCGTTGAAAGATGCGAAAAGAGCTAGAATCCATACTGGAATCGGAACTTCTGATTGTCATATTCGTTATAAATTTAATAGCACTCCAGAAAAAATTGTAGAAAAAGCAAAATTTTCGGTTCAATACGCAAAAAAATTCGTGGAAGATGTGGAATTTTATGCAGAAGACGCAGGGCGTACTAATAATGAATTTTTAGCAAAAATTTGTGAAACAGTTATAAAATATGGTGCTACGGTAATTAATATTCCAGATACTACAGGTTATTGTTTACCGGAAGAATATGGAAAAAAAATTCGTTTTTTGAAAGAAAATGTTAAAGGAATTCATAAAATCATATTGTCTACTCATTGTCATAATGATCTAGGATTGGCAACAGCTAATTCTTTATCTGGGATTATGAATGGGGCTCAACAAGTAGAATGTACCATTAATGGAATTGGAGAGAGAGCTGGAAACACCTCATTAGAAGAAATAGTAATGATCATTAGACAAAATTCTCATTTAAATTTATTTACAAATATAAAAACAAAGCTTATTTCCGAAACAAGTTATTTGGTATCAAAATGTACGGGAATGAAAGTTCAGCCTAATAAAGCCATTGTAGGAGTCAATGCTTTTTCTCATTCATCAGGAATTCATCAAGATGGTGTAATAAAAAAAAGAGAAACTTATGAAATTATCAATCCAGAAGATGTTGGAATTGATCAATCTTCAATTATTTTAACAGCTAGGAGTGGAAGGGCGGCTTTGGCATATCGTTATAAAAAATTGGGATATGTTTTAAGTAAAAATTCTTTGGATTTAGTTTATTCTATTTTTTTAAGTTATGCAGATAGAAAAAAAGAAATTGAAGATAAAGAATTAAAGATTATTTTAGAAAAAGCAAATATTAAGAAAAAACGCATATTACATAATAATGGTAATAATGGTAGAAGAAGAATAAATGTTGTTTAG
- a CDS encoding PD-(D/E)XK nuclease family protein: MKIILLIYKFNLLSEYEKLFIKKIIQLNQDSIQLHSIGDIQIKKSDDFFINIQNKPIWINNPQNNLKIISVSNEIEQVKIVEELVDKLIKNRQEPSKIVLVLGDSYLTFPLLHSIKKISGIYPSISIDYPLKNLPIHYTLDSIFQLLLKKEKLKKFSKKDILRVLLDGYIQKFFLKKDLSFIEKLEIEDSNFISEENINKYLFNNNLNIIFQIQTHNAKKVFFGLMSFIRKLKNLFFLNTKKHLLELKFLSELENYMQKIKILIRKKECSFFGIKDLFNVYQQFIKIEKISYIQKNPKGIHLIGFLDSYFGSVETTIMTSVNEGVIPPNKEENYYKTLIPNDIRKKFKLSSSQKNENFYSHHFQDLLENSKNIYLIYKNQPDELNSGEKSRFIHQIEMISNFSIKERKDHPLILSTQISPIVIKKTNSMIQRLYELATHGLSPSSIHLYNYNPLLFYYKKVLGLNIEKTSLKQRIGKIIHKILEVLYHPIKGNFITIDSIDTMKKNYESIIKNIISENKKSLEEKNQLINSIVNNYIKNFISWEEKTFYKGHKIFIKELEYNMSTLLDIGSNKKVNLYGIIDRIDECDGTIRILDYKIGISKINQIHISLRKIEKIFQDPHYGNIMQLFIYMYLWLKPFHGCKKNPPLIALVSPEKNKKNSIKTIPINFFHQITYENYIKEFLPYLMNRIYEILDPKIPIKEKKINDF; the protein is encoded by the coding sequence GTGAAAATAATCTTATTGATTTATAAATTCAATCTACTTTCTGAATATGAAAAACTTTTTATAAAAAAAATTATTCAATTAAATCAAGATTCTATTCAATTACATAGTATAGGCGATATACAGATAAAAAAATCTGATGATTTTTTTATCAATATCCAGAATAAACCAATATGGATTAATAATCCACAAAATAATCTAAAAATCATCAGCGTTTCTAACGAAATAGAACAAGTTAAAATAGTAGAAGAATTAGTTGATAAACTTATTAAAAACAGACAAGAACCATCTAAGATCGTTCTTGTCTTAGGAGATTCCTATTTAACTTTTCCTTTATTACATTCTATAAAAAAAATTTCAGGAATCTATCCATCTATATCCATAGATTATCCACTAAAAAATCTTCCGATTCATTATACTTTAGATTCAATTTTTCAGCTATTATTAAAAAAAGAAAAATTAAAAAAATTTTCTAAAAAAGATATACTAAGAGTTTTATTAGATGGATATATCCAAAAATTTTTCCTTAAAAAGGATCTTTCTTTTATAGAAAAATTAGAGATAGAAGATTCCAATTTTATTTCAGAAGAAAATATAAACAAATATTTATTCAATAATAATCTAAATATCATTTTTCAAATCCAAACTCATAATGCTAAGAAAGTTTTTTTTGGTCTTATGAGTTTTATTAGAAAATTAAAAAATTTATTTTTTCTAAATACAAAAAAACATCTGTTAGAGTTAAAATTTCTATCTGAATTAGAAAATTATATGCAAAAAATAAAAATTTTAATCAGAAAAAAAGAATGTTCTTTTTTTGGAATAAAAGACTTATTTAATGTTTATCAGCAATTTATAAAAATAGAAAAAATTTCTTATATACAGAAAAATCCAAAAGGGATTCATTTAATAGGATTTTTAGATTCTTATTTTGGAAGTGTTGAAACCACAATTATGACTTCCGTTAATGAAGGCGTGATCCCCCCAAATAAAGAAGAAAACTATTATAAAACATTAATTCCCAATGATATTAGAAAAAAATTTAAATTATCTAGTTCTCAAAAAAATGAGAATTTTTATTCTCATCATTTTCAAGATCTTTTGGAAAATTCAAAAAATATTTATTTGATATATAAAAATCAACCTGATGAGCTAAATTCTGGAGAAAAAAGCCGTTTCATTCATCAAATAGAAATGATTTCAAACTTCTCCATAAAAGAAAGAAAAGATCATCCACTTATTCTAAGTACTCAAATCTCTCCCATTGTAATAAAAAAAACAAATTCCATGATTCAACGTTTATATGAACTAGCTACTCATGGTCTATCTCCTTCATCCATCCATTTGTACAATTATAATCCTCTTCTTTTTTACTACAAAAAAGTACTTGGACTAAACATAGAAAAAACATCTCTTAAACAAAGAATAGGAAAAATTATACACAAAATCTTGGAAGTTTTATATCATCCTATTAAGGGAAATTTTATTACTATAGATAGCATTGATACAATGAAAAAGAATTATGAATCTATTATAAAAAATATAATATCAGAAAATAAAAAAAGTCTAGAAGAAAAAAATCAGTTAATTAATTCAATAGTAAATAATTACATAAAAAATTTTATTTCTTGGGAGGAGAAAACCTTTTATAAAGGACATAAAATTTTTATCAAAGAATTAGAATACAATATGTCAACTCTATTAGATATTGGATCGAATAAAAAAGTTAATTTATACGGAATCATAGATCGTATAGATGAATGTGACGGAACTATACGTATTCTTGATTATAAAATAGGGATATCAAAAATAAATCAAATCCATATTTCTTTAAGAAAAATAGAAAAAATTTTTCAAGATCCTCATTATGGAAATATTATGCAATTATTTATTTATATGTATTTATGGTTGAAACCATTTCATGGTTGTAAAAAAAATCCTCCACTTATAGCTCTTGTCTCACCTGAAAAAAATAAAAAAAATTCTATAAAAACCATTCCTATAAATTTTTTTCATCAAATTACATATGAAAATTATATAAAAGAATTTTTACCATATTTAATGAATAGAATTTATGAAATTTTGGATCCAAAAATTCCAATAAAAGAAAAAAAAATTAATGATTTTTAA